One Solenopsis invicta isolate M01_SB chromosome 15, UNIL_Sinv_3.0, whole genome shotgun sequence genomic window, CGAGGCCATCTTTGAAACGCTGAGGAACATACTGCACGAGGGACAATTAGACAAGCGAGTCCAGtatatgatagaagttatattCCAGATCAGGAAAGATGGATTTAAAGATCACGAGGCTGTGCCAGAGGAACTGGATCTTGTGGAGGAGGAAAATCAAATAACgcatttgataaaattagatGACGAAATAAACGCGCAAGGTATATTAAATGTGTTCAAGTTCGATCCAGACTATCTTGCCACCGAAGAGAAGTATAAACAACTGTGTAAAGAAATTCTTTGCTCGGACATCGGTGGCTCGAACATCGGCGACGACGAGGATGGAGAAGAGGAGAGCTCGGACGAGGAAGGTGGCATGGAACAAGCCGAGGAAAAGGAAGGAGTGATAGTCGATAAAACGGAAACGAATCTGATCGCGCTTCGACGAGATATATATCTGACTATAAGCTCGTCGAACGTTTTCGAAGAGTGCGCGCATAAGTTGCTGAAAATGCAACTTAAACCTGGGCAGGAGATCGAGTTATGTCACATGGTTTTGGACTGTTGCGCGGAGAAGCGAACGTATGAGAAGTTCTTCGGCCTTTTGGCCGGTCGGTTTTGCGcaattaataaagtatatgtGAGGCGATTTGAGCAAATTTTTAGGGATTCCTATCAAACAATACACCGTCTCGACACCAACAAATTGCGGAATGTGTCAAAGTTCTTCGCACATTTACTGTTCACAGACTCAATATCGTGGAGCGTTCTGTCGTGCATAAAACTGAACGAGGAGAACACCACGAGTTCCAACAGAATATTCATCAAGATTCTGTTTCAGGAGCTGTCTGAATACATGGGTCTAGCGAAGCTAAATGGACGAGTTAAAGACATTACGTTGCAAGAGGTGTTTGAAGGACTATTTCCCAGAAACGACCCGAAGAACACACGTTTCGCAATCAACTTCTTCACGTCGATCGGCTTGGGTGGTTTGACGGATGATTTGAGAGAACGTTTGAAGTCCCATCCAAAGCCAGTTGCTGTGTGCCGGTCTTAACtctttttcgtcgtcgtcgtgaggTTCCggcaaaggaaaagaaaaccATTAAACTGTCTTGTGAACGTCGCGAATCGCAGTGTTCTAATTGCtcatatgtattattatacttGTACAACTTTgtaaatacgaaatatatattttcatgtcaTACGATAATTCTCATATAGTTAAGcgaacaataatttattcgctACCACATATGCTAATAAATACGCTGTTTTTAAAGTGCAGtatattactctttttttttttttttttttttttttttaactatttcttctgataaactaattttattattatttatatgaactaGTTCTGTGTGAGAATCTTATCTTTAGCTTATCCTTACCATAAAACTGAACTCTAATCTCCTCGTCATTCGTTACCGGGAATTATCGTTAAGCTCAGCatctttttccattttcaacaaaataaactCTTACCTTTGCGGGTATCAGTGACAGTTATTCTCACGTAATTACATCCAAATtagttatatgtatgtatgtacatatccGTGCATCTTATATATCGAGTTAAACAAGTTTttcattagtaatttaattaattcaatacttgatttaatttttagtgaactgagatgtaaaaaaaactaattgaattaaatttcttgtataatttatttctctccCTGTCCTTTGATCTAGATGATGAAGATTTGTTAAATACCGCAATTATTCCGGACAAAGGATTAACAACGTTTCTACATAGGTTTGAACTTtgagaattttgttaaaatcgGACAGTGTCCTGAATAGTTGCactataaaaaatctttatcataaCTTAATTGGTCAAAGGAAAAGGGagagaataaatatatgttaacaaagaaatttaatttagtgaACAATGAGTGTTAATTCAACTTCAGTTTTAACATCTTAGGTTACAAAAGTTTAAGCAAGTATAATGTCGAATAAGCTAAATAGGTTcgcaatgaaataaattgttttaatgattaaacaagaataaaaagaattgtgaaaagtaattgttaaatttttcaatttaaaggttggtttatgcaggccgtaaccgataacttatgccggaatctgtaagaaattgaccaatcataatcgaggacttatagaagaataatcgacaatgattggtcaatttctaacagattccggcataagttagcggttacggcctgaataaaccaaccttaagctattagtcggtatcataaatcacaataaattgaccaatcacagtcaaatgtgaagagaatattcgactgtgattgatcaattcttacggCTAATGACATATGATACCGACTAACAGcttaaagttggtttataatagccgtaaccgtaatggctctggcagaccagcgcgatttgcgacacgcgacgcgcgtttatccaataggcgtacgtcttttcaaaaaattgtaaacgcctattggatgatcgcgcgtcgcgtgtcgcaaatcgcgctggtctggcAGAGCCATGAGAAaatgaccaatcatagtcgatgtataaaagaataatcgactatgattggtgaatttcttacggtaagggctattataaaccaacccttaTTCTTTTCTGCAGTTCATTTGATTTCCCACTTCACCACCAGATGGCAGTGTCTTGCTTTTTGTTACCCCTGTTAAGTACTgagctttcatttctcatagtatatgttctgtggAATCTACTGGTCTAGAAAGTTCTAGAAAGTGCTGAAGATCAGATTCGAGTGAGTCAAAGGTAAACGCAAATGTGGATTTCTTTATCGCAGCTCTCTCTAATTACGTGTCACGATACAATTACAAGTATCGTAgtcgaataatttttacattcacAGAATAGTATATAACCCGGTATAACTGAAAGATTCGCGACAGGCAGAAGTCGTTTGAGGTTATATCAAAGCAAAATGAAGAGATTGCATTCGCGAAGAGACGAGGAGGAGAGCGAGGAACACTATCGCAAGCGCAAGAATTACAAGCGTGGCGACGAGGAGTTCAGGCATAACGATGATCATGGAAGTTCCAGACGTAACGGCGGTCAGTGCGGCTCCAGACGTGAAAACGATCATCGGGGTGACGATCACAGAAGTCGTAGATATAACGACGAGCGTGGAGATGCCAGGGACAGCGACGGCGAAGCGGGCGGCAAGCGGGAGGAGATTGGCAGCCGCTACTACGGGGATTCGGACAAGGCGCGAGAAAACCCAGCGGAGAACGCCAAGCAGAAGCGAGCGGCAAATCTTTTGACGTCGAAGACGGGAGGCGCGTACATCCCGCTTGCCAAGTTGCTTATGCTTCAAGCGGAAATCACCGACAAGTCGGGAGCCACTTACCAGCGCATCGCATGGGAAGCACTAAAGAAGTCCATCCATGGATACATTAACAAGGTTAACACCAGTAATATCGGGATCATAACGCGGGAGTTGCTGCGCCAGAATATTGTCCGTGGTAGAGGTTTGTTAGCACGGTCTATCATTCAGGCGCAAGCCGCGTCACCGATGTTCACGCCAGTTTATGCAGCACTGACGGCTGTAATAAATTCCAAGTTTCCTAACATAGGTGAACTAGTGCTGACGCGACTTGTATTACAGTTCAAGCGTGGATTTAAGAGGAATGATAAGCCTTTGTGTATATCCTCGGGAACTTTTATAGCACATTTAGTTAATCAGCATGTAGCTTATGAGATCATTGTTTTGGAGATCTTGACTCTGCTGTTGGAAACGCCGACGGACGATTCCGTCGAAGTGGCCATAGCGCTTTTGAAGGAAAGCGGAATGAAAGTGAGAGGGTTTTCGCGAAGAGGTATCGAGGCCATCTTTGAAACGCTGAGGAACATACTGCACGAGGGACAATTAGACAAGCGAGTCCAGtatatgatagaagttatattCCAGATCAGGAAAGATGGATTTAAAGATCACGAGGCTGTGCCAGAGGAACTGGATCTTGTGGAGGAGGAAAATCAAATAACgcatttgataaaattagatGACGAAATAAACGCGCAAGGTATATTAAATGTGTTCAAGTTCGATCCAGACTATCTTGCCACCGAAGAGAAGTATAAACAACTGTGTAAAGAAATTCTTTGCTCGGACATCGGTGGCTCGAACATCGGCGACGACGAGGATGGAGAAGAGGAGAGCTCGGACGAGGAAGGTGGCATGGAACAAGCCGAGGAAAAGGAAGGAGTGATAGTCGATAAAACGGAAACGAATCTGATCGCGCTTCGACGAGATATATATCTGACTATAAGCTCGTCGAACGTTTTCGAAGAGTGCGCGCATAAGTTGCTGAAAATGCAACTTAAACCTGGGCAGGAGATCGAGTTATGTCACATGGTTTTGGACTGTTGCGCGGAGAAGCGAACGTATGAGAAGTTCTTCGGCCTTTTGGCCGGTCGGTTTTGCGcaattaataaagtatatgtGAGGCGATTTGAGCAAATTTTTAGGGATTCCTATCAAACAATACACCGTCTCGACACCAACAAATTGCGGAATGTGTCAAAGTTCTTCGCACATTTACTGTTCACAGACTCAATATCGTGGAGCGTTCTGTCGTGCATAAAACTGAACGAGGAGAACACCACGAGTTCCAACAGAATATTCATCAAGATTCTGTTTCAGGAGCTGTCTGAATACATGGGTCTAGCGAAGCTAAATGGACGAGTTAAAGACATTACGTTGCAAGAGGTGTTTGAAGGACTATTTCCCAGAAACGACCCGAAGAACACACGTTTCGCAATCAACTTCTTCACGTCGATCGGCTTGGGTGGTTTGACGGATGATTTGAGAGAACGTTTGAAGTCCCATCCAAAGCCAGTTGCTGTGTGCCGGTCTTAACtctttttcgtcgtcgtcgtgaggTTCCggcaaaggaaaagaaaaccATTAAACTGTCTTGTGAACGTCGCGAATCGCAGTGTTCTAATTGCtcatatgtattattatacttGTACAACTTTgtaaatacgaaatatatattttcatgtcaTACGATAATTCTCATATAGTTAAGcgaacaataatttattcgctACCACATATGCTAATAAATACGCTGTTTTTAAAGTGCAGtatattactcttttttttttttttttttttaactatttcttctgataaactaattttattattatttatatgaactaGTTCTGTGTGAGAATCTTATCTTTAGCTTATCCTTACCATAAAACTGAACTCTAATCTCCTCGTCATTCGTTACCGGGAATTATCGTTAAGCTCAGCatctttttccattttcaacaaaataaactCTTACCTTTGCGGGTATCAGTGACAGTTATTCTCACGTAATTACATCCAAATtagttatatgtatgtatgtacatatccGTGCATCTTATATATCGAGTTAAACAAGTTTttcattagtaatttaattaattcaatacttgatttaatttttagtgaactgagatgtaaaaaaaactaattgaattaaatttcttgtataatttatttctctccCTGTCCTTTGATCTAGATGATGAAGATTTGTTAAATACCGCAATTATTCCGGACAAAGGATTAACAACGTTTCTACATAGGTTTGAACTTtgagaattttgttaaaatcgGACAGTGTCCTGAATAGTTGCactataaaaaatctttatcataaCTTAATTGGTCAAAGGAAAAGGGagagaataaatatatgttaacaaagaaatttaatttagtgaACAATGAGTGTTAATTCAACTTCAGTTTTAACATCTTAGGTTACAAAAGTTTAAGCAAGTATAATGTCGAATAAGCTAAATAGGTTcgcaatgaaataaattgttttaatgattaaacaagaataaaaagaattgtgaaaagtaattgttaaatttttcaatttaaaggttggtttatgcaggccgtaaccgataacttatgccggaatctgtaagaaattgaccaatcataatcgaggacttatagaagaataatcgacaatgattggtcaatttctaacagattccggcataagttagcggttacggcctgaataaaccaaccttaagctattagtcggtatcataaatcacaataaattgaccaatcacagtcaaatgtgaagagaatattcgactgtgattgatcaattcttacggCTAATGACATATGATACCGACTAACAGcttaaagttggtttataatagccgtaaccgtaatggctctggcagaccagcgcgatttgcgacacgcgacgcgcgtttatccaataggcgtacgtcttttcaaaaaattgtaaacgcctattggatgatcgcgcgtcgcgtgtcgcaaatcgcgctggtctggcAGAGCCATGAGAAaatgaccaatcatagtcgatgtataaaagaataatcgactatgattggtgaatttcttacggtaagggctattataaaccaacccttaTTCTTTTCTGCAGTTCATTTGATTTCCCACTTCACCACCAGATGGCAGTGTCTTGCTTTTTGTTACCCCTGTTAAGTACTgagctttcatttctcatagtatatgttctgtggAATCTACTGGTCTAGAAAGTTCTAGAAAGTGCTGAAGATCAGATTCGAGTGAGTCAAAGGTAAACGCAAATGTGGATTTCTTTATCGCAGCTCTCTCTAATTACGTGTCACGATACAATTACAAGTATCGTAgtcgaataatttttacattcacAGAATAGTATATAACCCGGTATAACTGAAAGATTCGCGACAGGCAGAAGTCGTTTGAGGTTATATCAAAGCAAAATGAAGAGATTGCATTCGCGAAGAGACGAGGAGGAGAGCGAGGAACACTATCGCAAGCGCAAGAATTACAAGCGTGGCGACGAGGAGTTCAGGCATAACGATGATCATGGAAGTTCCAGACGTAACGGCGGTCAGTGCGGCTCCAGACGTGAAAACGATCATCGGGGTGACGATCACAGAAGTCGTAGATATAACGACGAGCGTGGAGATGCCAGGGACAGCGACGGCGAAGCGGGCGGCAAGCGGGAGGAGATTGGCAGCCGCTACTACGGGGATTCGGACAAGGCGCGAGAAAACCCAGCGGAGAACGCCAAGCAGAAGCGAGCGGCAAATCTTTTGACGTCGAAGACGGGAGGCGCGTACATCCCGCTTGCCAAGTTGCTTATGCTTCAAGCGGAAATCACCGACAAGTCGGGAGCCACTTACCAGCGCATCGCATGGGAAGCACTAAAGAAGTCCATCCATGGATACATTAACAAGGTTAACACCAGTAATATCGGGATCATAACGCGGGAGTTGCTGCGCCAGAATATTGTCCGTGGTAGAGGTTTGTTAGCACGGTCTATCATTCAGGCGCAAGCCGCGTCACCGATGTTCACGCCAGTTTATGCAGCACTGACGGCTGTAATAAATTCCAAGTTTCCTAACATAGGTGAACTAGTGCTGACGCGACTTGTATTACAGTTCAAGCGTGGATTTAAGAGGAATGATAAGCCTTTGTGTATATCCTCGGGAACTTTTATAGCACATTTAGTTAATCAGCATGTAGCTTATGAGATCATTGTTTTGGAGATCTTGACTCTGCTGTTGGAAACGCCGACGGACGATTCCGTCGAAGTGGCCATAGCGCTTTTGAAGGAAAGCGGAATGAAAGTGAGAGGGTTTTCGCGAAGAGGTATCGAGGCCATCTTTGAAACGCTGAGGAACATACTGCACGAGGGACAATTAGACAAGCGAGTCCAGtatatgatagaagttatattCCAGATCAGGAAAGATGGATTTAAAGATCACGAGGCTGTGCCAGAGGAACTGGATCTTGTGGAGGAGGAAAATCAAATAACgcatttgataaaattagatGACGAAATAAACGCGCAAGGTATATTAAATGTGTTCAAGTTCGATCCAGACTATCTTGCCACCGAAGAGAAGTATAAACAACTGTGTAAAGAAATTCTTTGCTCGGACATCGGTGGCTCGAACATCGGCGACGACGAGGATGGAGAAGAGGAGAGCTCGGACGAGGAAGGTGGCATGGAACAAGCCGAGGAAAAGGAAGGAGTGATAGTCGATAAAACGGAAACGAATCTGATCGCGCTTCGACGAGATATATATCTGACTATAAGCTCGTCGAACGTTTTCGAAGAGTGCGCGCATAAGTTGCTGAAAATGCAACTTAAACCTGGGCAGGAGATCGAGTTATGTCACATGGTTTTGGACTGTTGCGCGGAGAAGCGAACGTATGAGAAGTTCTTCGGCCTTTTGGCCGGTCGGTTTTGCGcaattaataaagtatatgtGAGGCGATTTGAGCAAATTTTTAGGGATTCCTATCAAACAATACACCGTCTCGACACCAACAAATTGCGGAATGTGTCAAAGTTCTTCGCACATTTACTGTTCACAGACTCAATATCGTGGAGCGTTCTGTCGTGCATAAAACTGAACGAGGAGAACACCACGAGTTCCAACAGAATATTCATCAAGATTCTGTTTCAGGAGCTGTCTGAATACATGGGTCTAGCGAAGCTAAATGGACGAGTTAAAGACATTACGTTGCAAGAGGTGTTTGAAGGACTATTTCCCAGAAACGACCCGAAGAACACACGTTTCGCAATCAACTTCTTCACGTCGATCGGCTTGGGTGGTTTGACGGATGATTTGAGAGAACGTTTGAAGTCCCATCCAAAGCCAGTTGCTGTGTGCCGGTCTTAACtctttttcgtcgtcgtcgtgaggTTCCggcaaaggaaaagaaaaccATTAAACTGTCTTGTGAACGTCGCGAATCGCAGTGTTCTAATTGCtcatatgtattattatacttGTACAACTTTgtaaatacgaaatatatattttcatgtcaTACGATAATTCTCATATAGTTAAGcgaacaataatttattcgctACCACATATGCTAATAAATACGCTGTTTTTAAAGTGCAGtatattactcttttttttttttttttttttttttaactatttcttctgataaactaattttattattatttatatgaactaGTTCTGTGTGAGAATCTTATCTTTAGCTTATCCTTACCATAAAACTGAACTCTAATCTCCTCGTCATTCGTTACCGGGAATTATCGTTAAGCTCAGCatctttttccattttcaacaaaataaactCTTACCTTTGCGGGTATCAGTGACAGTTATTCTCACGTAATTACATCCAAATtagttatatgtatgtatgtacatatccGTGCATCTTATATATCGAGTTAAACAAGTTTttcattagtaatttaattaattcaatacttgatttaatttttagtgaactgagatgtaaaaaaaactaattgaattaaatttcttgtataatttatttctctccCTGTCCTTTGATCTAGATGATGAAGATTTGTTAAATACCGCAATTATTCCGGACAAAGGATTAACAACGTTTCTACATAGGTTTGAACTTtgagaattttgttaaaatcgGACAGTGTCCTGAATAGTTGCactataaaaaatctttatcataaCTTAATTGGTCAAAGGAAAAGGGagagaataaatatatgttaacaaagaaatttaatttagtgaACAATGAGTGTTAATTCAACTTCAGTTTTAACATCTTAGGTTACAAAAGTTTAAGCAAGTATAATGTCGAATAAGCTAAATAGGTTcgcaatgaaataaattgttttaatgattaaacaagaataaaaagaattgtgaaaagtaattgttaaatttttcaatttaaaggttggtttatgcaggccgtaaccgataacttatgccggaatctgtaagaaattgaccaatcataatcgaggacttatagaagaataatcgacaatgattggtcaatttctaacagattccggcataagttagcggttacggcctgaataaaccaaccttaagctattagtcggtatcataaatcacaataaattgaccaatcacagtcaaatgtgaagagaatattcgactgtgattgatcaattcttacggCTAATGACATATGATACCGACTAACAGcttaaagttggtttataatagccgtaaccgtaatggctctggcagaccagcgcgatttgcgacacgcgacgcgcgtttatccaataggcgtacgtcttttcaaaaaattgtaaacgcctattggatgatcgcgcgtcgcgtgtcgcaaatcgcgctggtctggcAGAGCCATGAGAAaatgaccaatcatagtcgatgtataaaagaataatcgactatgattggtgaatttcttacggtaagggctattataaaccaacccttaTTCTTTTCTGCAGTTCATTTGATTTCCCACTTCACCACCAGATGGCAGTGTCTTGCTTTTTGTTACCCCTGTTAAGTACTgagctttcatttctcatagtatatgttctgtggAATCTACTGGTCTAGAAAGTTCTAGAAAGTGCTGAAGATCAGATTCGAGTGAGTCAAAGGTAAACGCAAATGTGGATTTCTTTATCGCAGCTCTCTCTAATTACGTGTCACGATACAATTACAAGTATCGTAgtcgaataatttttacattcacAGAATAGTATATAACCCGGTATAACTGAAAGATTCGCGACAGGCAGAAGTCGTTTGAGGTTATATCAAAGCAAAATGAAGAGATTGCATTCGCGAAGAGACGAGGAGGAGAGCGAGGAACACTATCGCAAGCGCAAGAATTACAAGCGTGGCGACGAGGAGTTCAGGCATAACGATGATCATGGAAGTTCCAGACGTAACGGCGGTCAGTGCGGCTCCAGACGTGAAAACGATCATCGGGGTGACGATCACAGAAGTCGTAGATATAACGACGAGCGTGGAGATGCCAGGGACAGCGACGGCGAAGCGGGCGGCAAGCGGGAGGAGATTGGCAGCCGCTACTACGGGGATTCGGACAAGGCGCGAGAAAACCCAGCGGAGAACGCCAAGCAGAAGCGAGCGGCAAATCTTTTGACGTCGAAGACGGGAGGCGCGTACATCCCGCTTGCCAAGTTGCTTATGCTTCAAGCGGAAATCACCGACAAGTCGGGAGCCACTTACCAGCGCATCGCATGGGAAGCACTAAAGAAGTCCATCCATGGATACATTAACAAGGTTAACACCAGTAATATCGGGATCATAACGCGGGAGTTGCTGCGCCAGAATATTGTCCGTGGTAGAGGTTTGTTAGCACGGTCTATCATTCAGGCGCAAGCCGCGTCACCGATGTTCACGCCAGTTTATGCAGCACTGACGGCTGTAATAAATTCCAAGTTTCCTAACATAGGTGAACTAGTGCTGACGCGACTTGTATTACAGTTCAAGCGTGGATTTAAGAGGAATGATAAGCCTTTGTGTATATCCTCGGGAACTTTTATAGCACATTTAGTTAATCAGCATGTAGCTTATGAGATCATTGTTTTGGAGATCTTGACTCTGCTGTTGGAAACGCCGACGGACGATTCCGTCGAAGTGGCCATAGCGCTTTTGAAGGAAAGCGGAATGAAAGTGAGAGGGTTTTCGCGAAGAGGTATCGAGGCCATCTTTGAAACGCTGAGGAACATACTGCACGAGGGACAATTAGACAAGCGAGTCCAGtatatgatagaagttatattCCAGATCAGGAAAGATGGATTTAAAGATCACGAGGCTGTGCCAGAGGAACTGGATCTTGTGGAGGAGGAAAATCAAATAACgcatttgataaaattagatGACGAAATAAACGCGCAAGGTATATTAAATGTGTTCAAGTTCGATCCAGACTATCTTGCCACCGAAGAGAAGTATAAACAACTGTGTAAAGAAATTCTTTGCTCGGACATCGGTGGCTCGAACATCGGCGACGACGAGGATGGAGAAGAGGAGAGCTCGGACGAGGAAGGTGGCATGGAACAAGCCGAGGAAAAGGAAGGAGTGATAGTCGATAAAACGGAAACGAATCTGATCGCGCTTCGACGAGATATATATCTGACTATAAGCTCGTCGAACGTTTTCGAAGAGTGCGCGCATAAGTTGCTGAAAATGCAACTTAAACCTGGGCAGGAGATCGAGTTATGTCACATGGTTTTGGACTGTTGCGCGGAGAAGCGAACGTATGAGAAGTTCTTCGGCCTTTTGGCCGGTCGGTTTTGCGcaattaataaagtatatgtGAGGCGATTTGAGCAAATTTTTAGGGATTCCTATCAAACAATACACCGTCTCGACACCAACAAATTGCGGAATGTGTCAAAGTTCTTCGCACATTTACTGTTCACAGACTCAATATCGTGGAGCGTTCTGTCGTGCATAAAACTGAACGAGGAGAACACCACGAGTTCCAACAGAATATTCATCAAGATTCTGTTTCAGGAGCTGTCTGAATACATGGGTCTAGCGAAGCTAAATGGACGAGTTAAAGACATTACGTTGCAAGAGGTGTTTGAAGGACTATTTCCCAGAAACGACCCGAAGAACACACGTTTCGCAATCAACTTCTTCACGTCGATCGGCTTGGGTGGTTTGACGGATGATTTGAGAGAACGTTTGAAGTCCCATCCAAAGCCAGTTGCTGTGTGCCGGTCTTAACtctttttcgtcgtcgtcgtgaggTTCCggcaaaggaaaagaaaaccATTAAACTGTCTTGTGAACGTCGCGAATCGCAGTGTTCTAATTGCtcatatgtattattatacttGTACAACTTTgtaaatacgaaatatatattttcatgtcaTACGATAATTCTCATATAGTTAAGcgaacaataatttattcgctACCACATATGCTAATAAATACGCTGTTTTTAAAGTGCAGtatattactctttttttttttttttttttttttttttttttttttaactatttcttctgataaactaattttattattatttatatgaactaGTTCTGTGTGAGAATCTTATCTTTAGCTTATCCTTACCATAAAACTGAACTCTAATCTCCTCGTCATTCGTTACCGGGAATTATCGTTAAGCTCAGCatctttttccattttcaacaaaataaactCTTACCTTTGCGGGTATCAGTGACAATTATTCTCACGTAATTACATCCAAATtagttatatgtatgtatgtacatatccGTGCATCTTATATATCGAGTTAAACAAGTTTttcattagtaatttaattaattcaatacttgatttaatttttagtaaactgagatgtaaaaaaaactaattgaattaaatttcttgtataatttatttctctccCTGTCCTTTGATCTAGATGATGAAGATTTGTTAAATACCGCAATTATTCCGGACAAAGGATTAACAACGTTTCTACATAGGTTTGACCTTtgagaattttgttaaaatcgGACAGTGTCCTGAATAGTTGCactataaaaaatctttatcataaCTTAATTGGTCAAAGGAAAAGGGagagaataaatatatgttaacaaaaaaatttaatttaatgaacaATGAATGTTAattcaactttattttttacatcttaGGTGTTACAAAAGTTTAAGCAAGTATAATATCGAATAAGCTAAATAAGTttgcaatgaaataaattgttctaatgattaaacaagaataaaaagaattgtgaaaaataattgttaaatttttcaattttagcaTTTGATGCATTCTTTTGAAACGTAATCTGCAGGgattggacaaaataatatgaacacctattctgactccgaaaaataggcgtaattcaagagagtgcaactttgtcaaaaatgatcgtaaaaaaatttttttaatgcattttaaaacttgtaatctttagttttgaaattgataagtcattaaacgattta contains:
- the LOC120359656 gene encoding pre-mRNA-splicing factor CWC22 homolog; its protein translation is MKRLHSRRDEEESEEHYRKRKNYKRGDEEFRHNDDHGSSRRNGGQCGSRRENDHRGDDHRSRRYNDERGDARDSDGEAGGKREEIGSRYYGDSDKARENPAENAKQKRAANLLTSKTGGAYIPLAKLLMLQAEITDKSGATYQRIAWEALKKSIHGYINKVNTSNIGIITRELLRQNIVRGRGLLARSIIQAQAASPMFTPVYAALTAVINSKFPNIGELVLTRLVLQFKRGFKRNDKPLCISSGTFIAHLVNQHVAYEIIVLEILTLLLETPTDDSVEVAIALLKESGMKVRGFSRRGIEAIFETLRNILHEGQLDKRVQYMIEVIFQIRKDGFKDHEAVPEELDLVEEENQITHLIKLDDEINAQGILNVFKFDPDYLATEEKYKQLCKEILCSDIGGSNIGDDEDGEEESSDEEGGMEQAEEKEGVIVDKTETNLIALRRDIYLTISSSNVFEECAHKLLKMQLKPGQEIELCHMVLDCCAEKRTYEKFFGLLAGRFCAINKVYVRRFEQIFRDSYQTIHRLDTNKLRNVSKFFAHLLFTDSISWSVLSCIKLNEENTTSSNRIFIKILFQELSEYMGLAKLNGRVKDITLQEVFEGLFPRNDPKNTRFAINFFTSIGLGGLTDDLRERLKSHPKPVAVCRS
- the LOC120359659 gene encoding pre-mRNA-splicing factor CWC22 homolog, giving the protein MKRLHSRRDEEESEEHYRKRKNYKRGDEEFRHNDDHGSSRRNGGQCGSRRENDHRGDDHRSRRYNDERGDARDSDGEAGGKREEIGSRYYGDSDKARENPAENAKQKRAANLLTSKTGGAYIPLAKLLMLQAEITDKSGATYQRIAWEALKKSIHGYINKVNTSNIGIITRELLRQNIVRGRGLLARSIIQAQAASPMFTPVYAALTAVINSKFPNIGELVLTRLVLQFKRGFKRNDKPLCISSGTFIAHLVNQHVAYEIIVLEILTLLLETPTDDSVEVAIALLKESGMKVRGFSRRGIEAIFETLRNILHEGQLDKRVQYMIEVIFQIRKDGFKDHEAVPEELDLVEEENQITHLIKLDDEINAQGILNVFKFDPDYLATEEKYKQLCKEILCSDIGGSNIGDDEDGEEESSDEEGGMEQAEEKEGVIVDKTETNLIALRRDIYLTISSSNVFEECAHKLLKMQLKPGQEIELCHMVLDCCAEKRTYEKFFGLLAGRFCAINKVYVRRFEQIFRDSYQTIHRLDTNKLRNVSKFFAHLLFTDSISWSVLSCIKLNEENTTSSNRIFIKILFQELSEYMGLAKLNGRVKDITLQEVFEGLFPRNDPKNTRFAINFFTSIGLGGLTDDLRERLKSHPKPVAVCRS